A genomic segment from Tachysurus fulvidraco isolate hzauxx_2018 chromosome 21, HZAU_PFXX_2.0, whole genome shotgun sequence encodes:
- the gtf3c4 gene encoding general transcription factor 3C polypeptide 4, with protein sequence MATSYRDALKKPRLFRHCHFLPTEAFIIIRKMAASESNSVVAADDAASTEKQGPGVDFCPGFGPIVKREPVVKLLSPVSGLEALTWSADHQLSASTVNSVSVMELLCDQHTYSQDLVLHRTHIPVPESVCELKVGPEDKVQSAKQKFENSDDPSVRQNFLLDRIMNPQGGALRGMKYTSWSPLGCDVNGRCILACLTLDCRLTIQSCHKRLQWTQLLNLTELYGDMLKSRNYSNDNTSEPSQEDLEDLEVLQSRYKMQTPVRMEWSSLCNTQQIQSNNECKDVGTVLLAVLMENGDLVVWQFSLPIQGKESVVSCNTIKSGVSSPSVLAWWEYEHGGRKMSGLIVGSTVGPVKILPVNLKAVKGYFTLRQPVVLWQDRDNIPVSHVKCVTLFHPQQKCNCSLVVAARGPYVFWCLLLISKAGLNVHNSHVTGLHSAPITSLTATHNGSSIFTCSLDGTVKKLMPVFTDSAIVFKQQEVELPEGVRGCRIHGIATSPNGAYLALATTEGMINGLHPVARTNVVKFITLMTPDEAGAKLLESQVQSLYKQADLLDLVRWYVMHNKRIPQFLQDELDEKTPTSNSMYLWRLKLFVLRVLHQSLQKMPAEARWRPTHEDSKAFLPDDTAADGSMVADVSEINESKAKENEGELDEERMSEITAWIEEVESHLTREHMKRVLGEVYMHTLITENTCIPTKGICDFLSNDPTNDDRAAKVLIGHIMKKMNKQTFPEYCNMCKEVLPFTDRKQAVCSSGHIWLRCVRSFQVCQGVTYRRCLLQDSIASVPQPEDPDWVKKILEGPCTFCDSPLL encoded by the exons ATGGCAACGTCGTACAGAGACGCGCTCAAGAAGCCCCGCCTCTTCCGCCACTGCCACTTCCTGCCGAcggaagcttttattattatacggAAAATGGCGGCTTCTGAATCGAATAGCGTTGTTGCTGCGGATGATGCAGCTTCCACTGAGAAACAGGGACCGGGTGTTGATTTCTGCCCCGGATTCGGGCCCATAGTGAAGCGAGAGCCGGTGGTAAAACTCCTGAGTCCAGTGAGCGGGTTGGAGGCTTTGACGTGGTCTGCGGATCATCAACTGTCCGCGTCCACCGTCAACAGTGTTTCTGTCATGGAGCTGCTGTGTGATCAACACACTTATAGTCAGGATTTAGTGCTTCACCGCACTCACATCCCCGTACCGGAGTCTGTGTGTGAACTGAAg gtGGGCCCAGAGGATAAAGTGCAATCAGCGAAACAAAAATTTGAAAACTCTGATGATCCTTCAGTGAGGCAGAATTTTCTGCTGGACAGAATTATGAATCCCCAAGGTGGAGCCCTGCGTGGCATGAAGTACACCAGCTGGTCGCCGCTCGGCTGTGATGTGAACGGGCGCTGCATTCTGGCTTGCCTTACGCTAGACTGCCGCTTGACTATTCAAAGCTGCCACAAGCGACTGCAATGGACTCAGCTCCTGAACCTCACCGAGCTTTATGGAGACATGCTAAAATCGAGAAACTACTCAAATGACAATACTTCTGAACCCTCGCAGGAAGATCTGGAGGATCTTGAGGTGCTTCAAAGCCGGTATAAGATGCAGACACCTGTGCGCATGGAGTGGTCCAGCCTGTGCAACACGCAGCAAATCCAGAGCAACAATGAGTGCAAGGATGTGGGGACGGTCCTCTTGGCTGTGCTGATGGAAAACGGGGACTTGGTGGTTTGGCAATTCAGTCTGCCAATACAAGGAAAGGAATCCGTTGTCTCTTGCAACACGATCAAATCGGGTGTGTCGTCACCGAGCGTGTTAGCCTGGTGGGAATATGAGCATGGTGGGCGCAAGATGAGCGGCCTGATCGTGGGCAGCACAGTGGGACCTGTTAAAATACTGCCTGTAAATTTGAAGGCGGTGAAAGGCTACTTTACTCTCAGACAGCCAGTGGTGCTGTGGCAAGACAGGGATAATATCCCGGTGAGCCACGTCAAGTGCGTCACGCTCTTCCACCCACAGCAGAAGTGTAACTGTAGCTTGGTTGTTGCAGCACGAGGCCCATATGTCTTCTGGTGCTTGTTGCTCATCTCAAAAGCAGGATTAAACGTGCACAACTCTCATGTTACTGGCCTTCACTCTGCACCAATTACATCCTTAACTGCTACACACAACGGAAGCTCGATCTTCACCTGCTCGCTTGATGGCACAGTCAAAAAGTTGATGCCAGTCTTTACAGACTCGGCTATCGTCTTCAAGCAACAGGAGGTGGAGCTTCCAGAAGGTGTTCGTGGCTGCCGTATCCATGGGATCGCCACCAGTCCAAACGGTGCCTACCTAGCTCTGGCCACCACGGAAGGCATGATCAACGGATTGCACCCGGTTGCCCGAACCAACGTGGTGAAGTTCATCACGCTCATGACACCAGATGAAGCAGGGGCAAAGCTTCTTGAATCACAAGTGCAAAGCCTCTACAAGCAGGCTGACCTGCTGGATCTGGTCCGATGGTATGTGATGCACAACAAACGGATTCCCCAATTCCTCCAAGATGAACTAGATGAGAAGACACCCACATCAAACTCAATGTACCTCTGGAGACTCAAGCTCTTCGTCTTGCGGGTCCTCCACCAGTCCTTGCAGAAGATGCCAGCGGAGGCACGCTGGAGACCCACCCACGAGGACAGCAAAGCCTTTCTGCCCGACGACACGGCAGCTGACGGGAGCATGGTGGCTGACGTTTCTGAGATCAACGAGTCTAAAGCGAAAGAAAATGAAGGAGAGTTGGACGAGGAGCGAATGAGCGAAATTACAGCATGGATCGAGGAGGTGGAATCGCACCTGACACGTGAGCACATGAAGAGGGTACTAGGAGAGGTCTACATGCACACCCTCATCACAGAGAATACATGCATTCCCACTAAAGGAATCTGTGACTTCCTGTCCAACGATCCTACCAATGACGATCGAGCGGCTAAG GTTCTGATAGGTCACATAATGAAGAAAATGAACAAGCAGACGTTTCCAGAGTACTGCAACATGTGTAAAGAGGTTCTGCCCTTTACTGACCGCAAGCAGGCCGTGTGCAGTAGCGGACACATATGGCTCAG gTGTGTGCGGTCATTTCAGGTCTGTCAGGGTGTGACGTACCGCCGCTGTCTGCTGCAGGACAGCATTGCTTCAGTGCCACAGCCTGAGG ATCCCGACTGGGTGAAGAAGATCTTAGAGGGGCCGTGTACGTTCTGCGATTCGCCGCTGCTTTGA